From a region of the Syngnathoides biaculeatus isolate LvHL_M chromosome 2, ASM1980259v1, whole genome shotgun sequence genome:
- the LOC133506655 gene encoding microtubule-associated protein 2-like isoform X2 — protein sequence MESCVCEDKDEDKEHPLLKIESIPECGVELKDMVVGSGTKTYFELVTSEKEAIAGEQKYFKSSEFSIGWEAKGQNSRTFSQSSCPVSGSFSKLVETGSSGKTSYASISTLPEKDTSLPSPEQSSTGRETLELAGVLPLPSLQKTEHDSIRPIMGALIGKSLAKLTLAEQTLILLGEERQHEDLGSSVFNEYSGPMPSPADKPSPDDCSYHCFTTMELHVDKPGAAEVEFDNKLQDNKVSNHGMSQKSPPLAKGLEKAVMSGMKPDRLRIPLASPKDRLIRLGSGLPGDIKIQAIPEVDLEKDPSREASPVPPDSTFVFTSTEIESELPLSLTCPKSPDNTSQDTQISGEKTSDISGDSIRKNKAGGITMEQIKKPEHEQDCEKLLGDPSTHAMSETRENEEIPKALKPSDEMSTLYLQEGSPKSQFPFPVIIIPQAQVAEEDEREVVEEIMCDAYMHVLPRVDQVEPELVEVVQSPTVQETSSFGQPKSDLCGPFASTDDDSLQQQQTSNKEEMVGPDDTTELKKEKTMGMQDDGTALDIGPKVEDSSQPAHDEATVKISIGDTDGSWTDSKDDDKTIITKQIVALLPIQCATRDVIGKDTPSKRVPGKGSKVTRKGPSIRLKEEMKKKKVSVMRRGDQNKVSAFQSRKNVAKAVARHPRPAVRHGSARCKAAGVESSQPLSVHQSRERPTSPTRPVLLKVALQSHSSDQEPPRPDSACSLKRSPQVQAVLSEARPSTACSRPPPLKNTQERAYRSPEKRSSLPRPSKSLTRHLPAAEQEDNSTPPRPTCTDSGRSWSARSGTSTPGSSAVTPGTPPSYSRTPGSRTPGSHTPKSFSVLQEKKVAIIRTPPKSPSSAQRQLKVVNQPLPDLKNVKSKIGSTSNLKHQPKGGQVQILNEKLDFRHVQSKCGSKDNLKHTPKGGNVMIPSVKLDYSHVQAKCGSLNKIQHAPGGGNVQIQSNKMDLSHITSKCGSMSNIHHRPGGGNIRIENVKLDFKDKAQPKVGSLDNSSHMPGGGNVMIESHKLNFRESAKARVDHGAEIVVTHSPGLEMGGTSPHLSSAGSLNLLESPQLSTLAQDVTAALAKQGL from the exons ATGgagtcgtgtgtgtgtgaagacaAAGATGAAGACAAAGAGCATCCCCTCTTAAAGATTGAATCAATTCCAGAATGTGGTGTTGAGTTAAAGGATATGGTTGTGGGGTCGGGCACAAAAACATACTTCGAGTTGGTCACATCAGAAAAAGAGGCTATTGCAGGTGAACAAAAGTACTTCAAGTCAAGTGAATTCTCAATAGGGTGGGAAGCCAAGGGACAGAACTCAAGAACCTTTTCTCAAAGCTCGTGTCCGGTAAGTGGAAGTTTCAGCAAATTAGTGGAGACAGGCTCCTCTGGGAAGACTTCATATGCCTCAATTTCAACGTTACCTGAGAAAGACACTTCTTTACCTTCTCCTGAGCAATCAAGCACGGGTCGTGAAACATTGGAACTGGCAGGCGTCCTCCCTCTTCCCTCACTGCAGAAGACAGAGCATGATAGCATAAGACCAATAATGGGTGCTCTGATTGGAAAATCTCTGGCCAAGCTCACCCTTGCAGAGCAGACTTTAATTCTGTTGGGTGAAGAAAGACAGCACGAAGACCTGGGCTCCAGTGTTTTTAATGAGTACTCTGGGCCAATGCCTTCTCCTGCTGACAAACCCAGTCCAGATGACTGTTCTTACCATTGTTTCACTACTATGGAGTTACATGTGGACAAGCCTGGAGCTGCTGAAGTTGAATTTGATAATAAATTACAAGATAACAAAGTGTCTAATCATGGAATGTCACAAAAATCACCTCCCCTGGCTAAAGGACTGGAAAAAGCTGTGATGAGTGGAATGAAACCAGATCGCCTCAGAATCCCATTGGCCAGTCCAAAAGACAGACTGATTCGTTTGGGGAGCGGTTTACCTGGTGACATAAAAATCCAAGCAATTCCCGAAGTAGACCTTGAAAAAGATCCATCAAGAGAGGCCTCACCTGTCCCACCAGACAGTACCTTTGTATTTACATCTACGGAAATTGAAAGTGAGCTTCCGCTCAGTCTCACCTGCCCCAAAAGCCCAGACAATACCTCCCAAGATACACAGATTTCTGGAGAGAAAACAAGCGATATTTCAGGTGATTCTATAAGAAAAAACAAGGCTGGCGGGATTACTATGGAACAGATAAAGAAACCTGAGCATGAGCAAGATTGCGAGAAGTTGCTCGGTGATCCCAGCACACATGCTATGTCAGAAACTAGAGAAAACGAAGAGATCCCCAAAGCCCTTAAGCCCTCTGATGAAATGAGTACACTATACTTACAGGAAGGCTCACCAAAGTCACAATTTCCCTTTCCAGTCATAATTATACCTCAAGCGCAAGTCGCAGAAGAGGATGAGCGAGAGGTTGTTGAAGAGATCATGTGTGATGCTTACATGCACGTGCTCCCCAGAGTGGATCAGGTTGAACCAGAACTGGTGGAAGTGGTTCAGTCGCCCACAGTACAGGAAACCAGCAGTTTTGGGCAACCTAAGAGTGATCTTTGCGGCCCCTTTGCAAGCACCGATGATGACTCACTACAACAGCAACAAACTAGTAACAAGGAGGAGATGGTTGGCCCAGATGATACAACTGAACTGAAAAAGGAGAAGACAATGGGGATGCAGGATGACGGAACCGCTTTAGACATAGGTCCGAAGGTAGAAGACAGTAGTCAACCCGCTCATGATGAAGCTACAGTGAAAATTTCCATCGGTGACACAGACGGTAGCTGGACTGATTCAAAAG ATGATGACAAAACTATCATCACAAAGCAAATCGTAGCCCTTCTGCCAATCCAGTGTGCCACTCGGGATGTAATCGGGAAGGACACACCTTCCAAACGGGTCCCTGGGAAAGGCAGTAAAGTGACACGGAAAGGTCCCAGCATTCGCCTAAAAGAggagatgaagaagaaaaaag TAAGCGTCATGCGGAGGGGGGACCAGAATAAGGTCTCAGCCTTCCAGAGTCGAAAAAACGTAGCCAAGGCGGTGGCCAGACATCCTCGGCCAGCTGTGCGTCACGGTTCTGCTAGATGCAAAGCCGCAG GTGTAGAAAGCTCTCAACCTTTAAGTGTCCACCAGTCCAGGGAGAGACCAACT AGCCCCACACGGCCTGTTCTGTTAAAAGTGGCATTGCAGAGCCACAGTTCTGATCAGGAACCCCCACGGCCTGACTCTGCATGTAGCCTTAAACGGAGCCCCCAAGTGCAGGCGGTGCTCAGTGAGGCCCGGCCCTCCACTGCATGCTCCCGCCCTCCCCCTCTGAAAAATACACAG GAGAGAGCATACCGTAGTCCAGAGAAGAGGTCATCTCTTCCCAGGCCGTCCAAGTCACTGACCCGTCACCTTCCTGCAGCTGAACAAGAAGACAACAGCACTCCCCCCAGGCCAACCT gtACGGATTCTGGACGTTCCTGGTCAGCCCGCAGTGGAACTTCTACCCCTGGATCCTCTGCGGTCACACCTGGCACACCCCCGAGCTACTCCCGCACACCCGGCTCACGTACCCCCGGCAGCCACACGCCCAAGTCCTTCAGCGTTCTCCAGGAAAAGAAGGTTGCGATAATCCGCACCCCGCCCAAGTCCCCGTCCTCAGCCCAGCGGCAGTTGAAGGTTGTCAACCAACCCTTGCCTGACCTCAAGAATGTCAAGTCAAAGATTGGATCCACCTCCAATCTTAAACACCAACCCAAAGGCGGACAG GTGCAAATTTTAAACGAGAAGCTGGACTTCAGACATGTTCAGTCAAAGTGCGGCTCCAAGGATAATCTGAAGCACACGCCCAAAGGAGGCAAT GTCATGATTCCAAGTGTTAAACTGGACTATAGCCACGTCCAGGCTAAATGTGGCTCCCTGAACAAAATCCAACATGCCCCAGGAGGAGGAAAC GTCCAAATCCAGAGCAACAAAATGGACTTAAGCCACATCACTTCGAAATGTGGCTCCATGTCTAACATCCACCACAGGCCAG GCGGAGGGAACATTCGGATCGAGAATGTGAAGCTGGactttaaagacaaagcccaacCCAAGGTCGGCTCACTGGACAACTCCAGCCACATGCCAGGAGGCGGGAATGTGATG ATTGAGAGCCACAAGCTGAACTTCCGTGAATCTGCCAAAGCTCGAGTGGACCACGGTGCAGAAATCGTTGTCACACACTCCCCAGGGCTGGAAATGGGAGGCACCTCGCCTCACTTGTCCTCCGCAGGCAGCCTGAATCTTCTAGAGTCTCCACAGCTTTCCACACTGGCCCAGGATGTCACCGCCGCACTGGCCAAGCAGGGTTTATGA